GTACAAGTTGAACGTGTAAGCCGTGTGCAAGAACAGCCGCTCTAGAACCCCTGCACGTAGAGCTGAGGCTTGCATTAGGTCGCCTGCAGCTAGGGTAGCTTTGGGCGCGCCAAACGACAGTCGGATTGGGCATTGGCACAAGGCTCTGAAGGGAGCCTTTGTATTGGCAGACTCGTAATTCTAGCCCCCAAGGTAGACTCAAGATGGCTTAGAAATGGGGATGGTTCGCAGTTCGAGACCTCCACGGAAAGGGATCGATATCGGTGTCGTCTTTTTCTGGAGCTGGCTGACATTCACTGCCTAACCCAGCTGCCCCCTTCTCACTTTTCGGGTATGGCTCTCTTCCGCTGGATACCTATTCTCACGACCCCCGACTCAAAGCTGTTGCAACAAGTAAGAGCACTATGGATGGGTTTTCTCTTGGGTCTGCGAAACAGAAATCAACATTTCCAGTGATCCGGGGCTACCCCTATTCCAAGGCTATCTTCCTCGACGCCAATGTAGTCTCCCCACTCTTAATGCTTACAGTCACCTCGTCAAACACCTGAATCTCAACCACGACATGGAACTGCAACTGCCTCCCTTGTTGCTTGTTTCCCGTCTCCACGGGAACAATATGTGCCTGTGGAACATCGGTCAAATTGACCTTCAATGTATACATCTGTTCAGACTCTAGGTTGGATATTAGCAAAGGGttaatcatcatcaacatttGCCATGACCTGTGCGTACCCTCTTTGACCATGCTCATCGCTGTCGGTGCCTTGTCTCTTGACGAGGACAAAAATACAACATCCCGAAAGACGGCCGCCGGCTGCTGTGGTACTCCGCGCCCACCTCGTTTGTTCTGCAACTGTGTGCCAGGGAATTCGCTTGCGTTCATCGAGAAGTGTAATTCGTATCTTGCCACtgtgggtttgttggggAGAATCGCGTCGCCTTTCTGGATAAACCAACGGATTTGGTCCGTTGCCCATTTGATGCCCTGGGTATCGACATCGATGTCGCTGCGGGCGTGGTTCTCGTACGAAGCGAATGGCCTGCGCACCTTTATGCCGTAATATCGTGGGCAGCTTATAACATGCTTGGGCTTCTCAGTGTAGACACCCAGAGACTTGATGATGGCGCCTCTGGCGACGGCAGCCCATGAGCCGTTTCCTTCTTCAAGCTCAATCTTTTGCTTGGTGCAAAACTCCTTGACCCTTTGGATCAAGTATTTATTCTGCGCAAACCCGCCAGAAAGGAAGACGGTCTGTGAAGGTTTAGCGTGTGTTCACAGCCATCAGGCGTGGGAGGGCGGATTGCTTACCTTGACCGGAAGCTCTTCTCCCAGCTTGATTTGAGTTACAGCTTGCTGAATAAGATAGACAGTCTTGTTGACCGATCGGTCAAACATCTTTTTCAGGTCGGCCCTGGTAGATGGCATGTAAGAATACGCCATCAGCACATTGGTCACAATAACTTACGGTGTTATACTCAGCGCTCCGTTCGAGACACCTTTCATTTCCTCAGAGATGCGGAAGCTCTTCGGCAAATAGATAGGAGCTGTTAATCCGCTCTCCTTTCCATCGTAACTGTGCTTGATGACCTGGAACTTCTCTTGTATGCCACGAAGTGTAGGCCTCATGATAGTATGCCCTCCAGCAGCATGCTTGACACCTTCCGTGGTGAGCTGCTGCCAGGCCTTGTCCCCTAACTGGTACGCTGCGAAAGCCTCGAAGTCATCGTCGACGCAAGTCGACCCACAAGTAGCGCCTGGGAAAAAGTTAGCGAGCCCAGTCAGGCAACAATAATCAGCAAGCTTACCCAAAGGATTTCCGACTTGGTCCAGcttcatctccttcttctcgtaGTCAATGTCCACAACTTTGTAACAAGCAAGATCCTATCACAGCAGGTCTGATTAGACCTGGTCTTTGTCATGAATGCTAGGGAAAGACTCACAACGGTCCCACCGCCAGCATCGACCACAATGAAACAATCATTCTGTTTTGCCTTATCAGTCAAGTTCAACACTGGCTAAGGTAGCCATAAACTGCGGGCTCGTACCTTTCTGAACCGCACCCGGTTGTTCTTCCATGCCTCACGAAGCGTAAAGTGAGCACAGGCAACCGGCTCAGAGACAAATGAAATGTTCTCCagcttggggaagaggtCATGATTAAAGGCTGCCCGAACGGCACGGTACGTAGAGTTGAGGGCTCGGTCTGACCAAATCTACTTGATGAGTTAGCCACATACAGTACAAGGCATGGGAAAATAAGCACTTACTGCTGGATGAGTGACAGCCAAGTCTATGGCAACATTTGACAGCACATGCCTGCCAAGCtcagtggtgatgatctttTCTGTCTTCTCTGCAACCTCATTTAAGTAGTCCTTGACAATCTCCTCGGGTTCTTTGGCAAGATGCTCGGGAATGCCGTTCTCGATcacttcctcctcgctgaGGTCCAGATCGCGAAGTTCCTTGAGCAACTCGCTCAGGGTCCGCAGCTCGTCGAGGCGAGTGCCCATTGCCTCGAGCTGAATCTTtgtcttcttcaacaccaaggaGTTATCGTCAATGTCGTAGCCATACTGTGCACAGCCTTTAGGCGTGACGGAGTAGGACAGTTGGGATGGGACTTTTTCCTGCTCTTCCTTTGGTGGCCAAGCTGTGATTACTTTGATGTCTTCTGTGAATTCCTCCAACCCGCGATGTTTCAAGTTGTTGGCAGATACGGGCAAATAAGCAACACCTGGTTTTGCCCGCAACATCAGCGTGACATCTACCTAATGGGCAATCAAGGGACTGGACATACCGGTGTAGGTGGTGCCATAGTCAAGAGCAATCTGCAGACGTGTTTCTCCTGTTGGTACAGCGGCCGGctgtgctggtggaggaggttttggcaTGACATCGGGCGTTCGTTGGCCTTCAAATTGCAGTTGGACTGATCGCTGTCCCTGGCCACCCTGGGTTTTCACATTGACCTGACCTCCAAATGATGGGGCTGTCAGAGGCGGCATAGGGCTACTGAAGCTTGCTGGGCCCGGGGGTTGCCATTGGGATGGCGGAGCTGAAGCTGGGGGACGGGGATTTATTTGAGAGCCATATGCTGATGCCGAGAGCTTGTATGAAGACGGGGATGCCGTCGACGCCGGGGCATCGTTCGTGCTCTGGGCAGCGGGAGAGGACGTTCGTTGCGGAGCTGTGTGCTTGTTTGAGAACAGTCCAGGAGGTAACCCCGTGAACGTGAATTGCCCAAATGCTTCAGATGTTGAGCCTGATTgtaaggggggaggtggcggcggtttAGCGGtaggagggggtggtgtcgaggaAGCCATGATGCCAATAATGCCAATGGGCTGAAGCGAGGTGATTCAGAGCATCAGAAAGAAAGACTTGAAGCAAGATGCATGTATCTGTAAAGTAAAGAGGTGAGAAGATATGGAAGTTGCTGTCCGGTCAGACAGAACACAGAGATGATGCCCCTCCAAGGGGGTTTGCCTTGGGCCTTGGGCCCCCGGCCTGAACAATTGGATGATCCATGTCGGTGACGGATACACTCGAAGCGCTCGCATGGTGAGGCTGGATTGATGGGACTGGTGAGAGGAAGTGTGAGTTGGTTGCGCCGCGCACCACCCCGCTGCATGTGGCGCCTACTAGCGCAATATGCTGCGCcttccttgagcttgggctggggagctatgaggggaggggggaggggcagtaATCAGTTACCACTCCGTTTTGTGCACTGTGTGCAATGACAAAACAAACTGCATGGACACAAGCCTGAGGTGTTAATGGAAAGGCACCATTTTTCAGCTCTGGCGGGGGGTCGGCAGCACAGAGACGAGATAACCCGATGGGTGATCAGGCtacggaggaggtgatgcACCTTCTTGGTGCTCATCTCTGTCTTGCTACTTCGTACgatgccatcaccacccttcACGGTTCAGTTCCTTTCTTTTGAACTTGACTCTCTAGGTATTTCACCTCCTTGTCGTCAGCATGGCGAACATACCCAACAACTTCGCGACGCCGGCATATCCGGATTTACAGCCTGCTGTTCCTCCTCGCGGATCGTCTACTGCTCGAAACATCTTTGACAAAACCAAGAAAAAGGTCTCCAACTTTGGAAGGAAAGACAGGCCACCAGAGAAGCCCAAGCAAAAGAACAATCCAGATGTCGTCAACAAACTATCACAAAAGACACTGAACGAGTTACCTGTTGAGGTGCTGAACACGATGGACGTCGACCAGCTTATTCATCTCCGCTCAGACAATCTCAAGAGAGTTTCGAAAAGCAGGATATGTGAAATTCCTGAAGATGGGGTTCGGTATTTAGCCAACCACCATCCGCGCAGACTGGCTGTCGTGTTGACAAAAGCACCTGAGCTTACGGGCTatctcaacaacaaggagGTCGGAATATTATCAGAGCTCGATGCAGCAACATTTCTGAAACTGCCCGATGTGATCAAGGAACGGCTCTCCCAAGCATGTCCAGAGTACTACCAACGGATGATgtcccaaccccagcatGCTCTTCCACACCAGCCAGCACCAAACACACATTCTGGTGATCCTCATGCTCGCGCTCAGCAACCTGTGCGGTCCGCGTCAGTTCAGCCATCACCTTCTGACGCCCCGGTTCTTCCTCCTGTAAATTTTACCACAGGTCCTCGAATGGATGCGACTCAGGACGCCTATTCACCGGTGAATGCCACTCTTCAAGTGCCGTTCAGCGATTCCCACCCCGAACATGTAACACAATtcccgccaccatcaaccacgaTCGGTCCCCGCACCTATTCACTTCCACACAACACCTACCACTCACAATTTTCACGATATCCCCTGTCTTCTTCCagccctcccccttcctctaGCTCCCCTAATAACGGACTGCCTGTCAGTCAGACGTCTTTCGGTACGCCCGCTGCAACTCTCGTCACTCCTTCAATGTCCTCGGGGCTCTCGA
This window of the Podospora pseudoanserina strain CBS 124.78 chromosome 3, whole genome shotgun sequence genome carries:
- a CDS encoding hypothetical protein (EggNog:ENOG503NW64; COG:O), coding for MASSTPPPPTAKPPPPPPLQSGSTSEAFGQFTFTGLPPGLFSNKHTAPQRTSSPAAQSTNDAPASTASPSSYKLSASAYGSQINPRPPASAPPSQWQPPGPASFSSPMPPLTAPSFGGQVNVKTQGGQGQRSVQLQFEGQRTPDVMPKPPPPAQPAAVPTGETRLQIALDYGTTYTGVAYLPVSANNLKHRGLEEFTEDIKVITAWPPKEEQEKVPSQLSYSVTPKGCAQYGYDIDDNSLVLKKTKIQLEAMGTRLDELRTLSELLKELRDLDLSEEEVIENGIPEHLAKEPEEIVKDYLNEVAEKTEKIITTELGRHVLSNVAIDLAVTHPAIWSDRALNSTYRAVRAAFNHDLFPKLENISFVSEPVACAHFTLREAWKNNRVRFRKNDCFIVVDAGGGTVDLACYKVVDIDYEKKEMKLDQVGNPLGATCGSTCVDDDFEAFAAYQLGDKAWQQLTTEGVKHAAGGHTIMRPTLRGIQEKFQVIKHSYDGKESGLTAPIYLPKSFRISEEMKGVSNGALSITPADLKKMFDRSVNKTVYLIQQAVTQIKLGEELPVKTVFLSGGFAQNKYLIQRVKEFCTKQKIELEEGNGSWAAVARGAIIKSLGVYTEKPKHVISCPRYYGIKVRRPFASYENHARSDIDVDTQGIKWATDQIRWFIQKGDAILPNKPTVARYELHFSMNASEFPGTQLQNKRGGRGVPQQPAAVFRDVVFLSSSRDKAPTAMSMVKEESEQMYTLKVNLTDVPQAHIVPVETGNKQQGRQLQFHVVVEIQVFDEVTVSIKSGETTLASRKIALE